In one window of Ferrovum sp. PN-J185 DNA:
- the gltA gene encoding citrate synthase, which translates to MDSNKSAKLTTPDGTTVELPIYSGSIGPDVIDIRGLGQTGMFTYDPGFLATASCKSEITYIDGDQGLLYYRGYPIEQLAEQSDFMEVCYLLLNGELPNQKQRMDFEQNIRRHTMVHDQLTNFFKGFRRDAHPMAVMVGVVGALSAFYHDSLNITNAEHRAISATRLLAKVPTIAAMCYRYNTGLPFMYPRNDLSYAANFLYMMFATPCEEYVPNPVLVKAFDRILTLHADHEQNASTSTVRLAGSSGANPFACIAAGIAALWGPAHGGANEAVLKQLAEIGDVSQVGKYIARAKDKNDSFRLMGFGHRVYKNMDPRAGVMRKTCHEVLNELGLHDDPMFKLALELERIALEDEYFISKKLYPNVDFYSGIVLRALGIPVSMFTAVFALGRTVGWISQWNEMISDPEQKIGRPRQLYIGQTQRDWVPVSKRG; encoded by the coding sequence ATGGATAGCAATAAAAGTGCAAAGTTAACAACACCAGATGGAACAACTGTGGAGTTACCAATCTATTCTGGTTCAATTGGTCCTGATGTGATTGATATCCGTGGTTTGGGCCAAACGGGAATGTTTACTTATGACCCAGGTTTCTTAGCCACAGCAAGCTGTAAGTCAGAAATTACTTATATAGATGGTGATCAAGGTCTACTTTACTATCGTGGTTACCCTATTGAACAATTAGCCGAACAATCCGATTTTATGGAAGTCTGCTATTTACTATTAAATGGCGAGTTACCAAATCAAAAACAACGTATGGATTTTGAGCAAAATATTAGACGCCATACGATGGTACATGATCAATTAACCAACTTTTTCAAGGGATTTAGACGTGACGCCCATCCCATGGCGGTAATGGTAGGTGTTGTGGGGGCTTTATCTGCTTTTTATCATGATTCTTTGAATATTACAAACGCTGAACATAGAGCCATATCTGCCACTAGGCTTCTTGCAAAGGTACCTACTATTGCTGCTATGTGTTATCGCTACAATACGGGTTTACCTTTTATGTACCCAAGAAATGACCTCAGCTATGCAGCGAATTTCTTATATATGATGTTCGCAACGCCTTGTGAGGAATATGTACCTAATCCCGTATTAGTGAAAGCCTTCGATCGTATCCTTACTCTACACGCAGATCATGAACAAAATGCATCCACTTCTACAGTTAGATTGGCAGGTTCAAGTGGTGCTAATCCATTTGCATGTATAGCAGCAGGTATTGCCGCACTATGGGGGCCAGCTCATGGTGGAGCAAACGAAGCGGTATTAAAACAGCTCGCTGAAATCGGTGATGTTTCTCAGGTGGGTAAATACATAGCACGTGCTAAGGATAAAAACGACTCCTTTAGATTGATGGGGTTTGGACATCGTGTGTACAAGAATATGGATCCACGAGCTGGTGTGATGCGTAAAACCTGTCATGAAGTCCTTAATGAATTAGGTTTACACGATGACCCAATGTTTAAATTGGCTCTTGAATTAGAACGTATCGCACTTGAAGATGAATATTTTATTTCCAAAAAACTTTATCCTAATGTTGATTTTTATTCCGGCATTGTTCTAAGAGCTTTAGGAATACCTGTAAGTATGTTTACTGCAGTATTTGCTTTAGGTAGAACAGTTGGCTGGATTTCACAATGGAATGAAATGATCTCTGATCCTGAACAAAAAATTGGCCGTCCAAGACAACTCTATATTGGTCAAACACAAAGAGATTGGGTGCCTGTATCAAAACGTGGTTAA
- the odhB gene encoding 2-oxoglutarate dehydrogenase complex dihydrolipoyllysine-residue succinyltransferase, producing MMIIEVKVPQLSESVSEATLLTWNKSVGDMVVRDENLIDVETDKVVLELPAPVNGKLISILKKQGDQVTSNEVIATIDTDAVADKESLANKKDSSSEKQIESSKDTQTSSLTVAMPAAKKLIVENNLDIKQIEGSGRGGRVTKADVIGQLAQNKTNTAPVQVATLSGERIEQRVPMSRLRARVAERLVESQSTAAILTTFNEVNMQPVMDLRNKYKEKFEKEHGVKLGFMSFFVKAAVAALKKYPIVNASIDGNDIIYHGYYDIGIAVGSARGLVVPILRNADQLSIADIEKQIADFGNRAKDGKITLEELTGGTFSISNGGVFGSMLSTPIINPPQSAILGVHATKERAVVENGQIVIRPMNYLAMSYDHRIIDGREAVLTLVAIKDALEDPARLLLDI from the coding sequence ATTATGATTATTGAAGTAAAGGTACCTCAACTGTCTGAGTCTGTTTCCGAGGCAACATTGCTAACATGGAATAAATCTGTTGGTGATATGGTTGTTCGAGATGAAAATTTGATTGATGTAGAAACAGATAAAGTGGTTTTAGAATTACCTGCTCCTGTAAATGGGAAATTAATTTCAATCCTAAAAAAACAAGGTGATCAAGTAACCAGCAATGAAGTCATTGCTACTATAGATACAGACGCGGTTGCTGATAAAGAATCTTTAGCAAATAAAAAAGATTCTTCTTCAGAAAAGCAAATTGAGTCTTCAAAAGATACGCAAACTTCATCACTTACTGTCGCGATGCCAGCCGCGAAAAAACTTATAGTTGAAAATAATTTAGATATTAAGCAAATTGAGGGTAGTGGGCGAGGTGGTCGCGTTACTAAAGCTGATGTTATCGGTCAATTAGCACAAAATAAAACAAACACAGCCCCAGTTCAAGTTGCCACTTTAAGCGGTGAACGGATTGAACAACGTGTTCCTATGTCAAGACTAAGAGCACGTGTAGCGGAACGTCTTGTGGAATCACAATCCACAGCAGCAATTTTAACAACTTTTAATGAAGTAAATATGCAACCTGTAATGGATTTGCGTAATAAATATAAAGAGAAATTTGAAAAAGAGCATGGTGTTAAATTAGGATTTATGTCTTTCTTTGTGAAAGCAGCTGTTGCAGCGCTTAAAAAATATCCTATTGTTAATGCGTCTATTGATGGAAACGATATTATTTATCATGGTTATTACGATATTGGTATAGCAGTTGGTAGTGCAAGAGGATTGGTTGTGCCTATCTTAAGAAACGCTGATCAACTTAGTATTGCTGATATAGAAAAGCAAATTGCTGATTTTGGTAATCGTGCAAAGGATGGAAAAATTACCCTTGAAGAGCTAACTGGTGGTACTTTTTCCATCTCAAATGGTGGGGTATTTGGATCAATGTTATCAACACCTATTATTAATCCGCCTCAATCCGCTATTTTAGGTGTACACGCAACAAAAGAACGTGCTGTTGTCGAAAATGGGCAAATTGTAATTCGCCCAATGAATTATTTAGCAATGTCTTATGACCATCGTATTATTGATGGACGTGAGGCCGTATTAACCTTGGTTGCAATTAAAGATGCTTTAGAAGATCCAGCAAGACTATTATTGGATATATAA
- a CDS encoding FAD assembly factor SdhE — MLLDKNRKERILWRSRRGLLEMDLLLERFLSKHLDTLTEEEITVYDGFLQLSDNDFLDMAMGRKDPQEILEIELMNKIRNS, encoded by the coding sequence ATGCTATTAGATAAAAACAGAAAAGAACGAATTCTCTGGCGTAGTAGAAGAGGTTTACTGGAGATGGATTTGCTTCTGGAACGTTTTTTATCTAAACACTTAGATACATTAACTGAAGAAGAGATTACAGTCTACGACGGTTTCTTGCAACTTTCAGATAATGATTTCTTAGATATGGCTATGGGAAGAAAGGATCCACAAGAAATTCTAGAAATTGAGTTAATGAATAAGATAAGAAATTCTTAA
- a CDS encoding succinate dehydrogenase iron-sulfur subunit — protein sequence MKFSIYRFNPEVDEKPYMQDYDIELAPTDRMLLDAILKIKALDDSIGLRKSCREGVCGSDGMNINGKNGLACITPLKDLKEPVVLRPLPGLPVIRDLIVDMGQFFKQYHSVKPYLINDNPPPQKERLQSPEDREELNGLYECVLCACCSTSCPSFWWNPDKFVGPAGLLQAYRFIADTRDEATNERLDNLEDPYRLFRCHTIMNCVDVCPKGLNPTKAIGKIKDALLKRSV from the coding sequence ATGAAATTCAGTATTTACCGTTTCAATCCAGAAGTTGATGAAAAACCATATATGCAAGATTATGATATTGAGCTTGCTCCAACAGACAGAATGTTACTTGATGCAATCTTAAAAATTAAAGCCCTAGATGATAGTATTGGTCTCAGAAAATCCTGTCGTGAAGGCGTATGTGGTTCTGATGGTATGAATATTAATGGAAAAAATGGGTTAGCCTGTATTACTCCATTAAAGGATTTAAAAGAACCAGTCGTATTACGTCCTTTGCCAGGTTTACCTGTAATTCGGGATTTGATTGTCGATATGGGACAGTTTTTTAAGCAATATCATTCAGTTAAACCTTATCTAATAAATGATAATCCACCTCCTCAGAAAGAAAGACTTCAATCTCCTGAAGACAGAGAGGAGTTAAATGGGTTATATGAGTGTGTACTTTGTGCTTGCTGTAGTACTTCATGTCCATCTTTTTGGTGGAATCCTGATAAGTTTGTTGGGCCAGCTGGACTATTACAAGCGTATCGTTTTATTGCAGACACACGCGATGAGGCAACCAATGAACGACTTGATAATCTAGAAGACCCTTATCGTTTATTCCGTTGTCACACGATTATGAATTGTGTGGATGTTTGTCCAAAAGGTCTTAATCCAACTAAAGCTATTGGCAAGATTAAGGATGCCTTACTCAAAAGATCTGTATAA
- the zapE gene encoding cell division protein ZapE, protein MNSKDNTTSAKFLGPLDWYNHFSQRSDFEFDSDQLRIVQKLQQLHDELMAFKKYRQTLLAKTFGNRPPPKGLYLYGGVGRGKSALMDAFFNTLPYRRKKRVHFHEFMASIQDRLRVVNHQKDPLKIVAAEIAVQNRVLCFDEFHVSDIADAMILERLFQNMIHWGVVLVITSNYAPEELYPDGLQRERFLPAIELIKQKLDIINFSGSIDHRQRSNESSHYYLSPLSVDVSKQMEAIFNELCTNRNYHPQIEICGRLIPTNGFGNGVIWFEFDALCHGPRSQLDYLEIADNYHTVLISNVPIMNAFHAEEARRFTMLIDILYDRKIKLIMSAAGTPEELYTEGPFFNEFNRTISRLVEMQTVEYLQT, encoded by the coding sequence GTGAATAGCAAAGACAATACGACATCAGCAAAGTTTTTAGGACCACTAGATTGGTATAACCATTTTAGTCAACGCAGTGACTTTGAGTTTGATTCTGATCAATTACGTATTGTTCAAAAGCTTCAGCAGTTACATGATGAGTTGATGGCTTTTAAAAAGTATCGTCAAACTTTATTAGCTAAAACATTCGGTAATAGACCACCACCAAAAGGATTATATTTATATGGTGGTGTAGGTCGCGGAAAAAGTGCCTTAATGGATGCTTTTTTTAATACCTTACCCTATAGACGAAAAAAACGCGTACATTTTCATGAGTTCATGGCGTCTATTCAGGATAGATTACGTGTTGTTAATCACCAAAAAGATCCCTTAAAGATTGTGGCTGCTGAAATAGCTGTTCAAAACAGAGTATTATGTTTTGATGAGTTTCATGTAAGTGATATTGCTGATGCAATGATACTCGAGAGATTATTTCAAAACATGATTCATTGGGGCGTTGTGTTGGTTATCACTTCAAATTATGCTCCCGAGGAATTGTATCCGGATGGATTACAACGTGAACGTTTTCTTCCTGCTATTGAATTAATAAAACAAAAATTAGATATTATTAATTTTTCTGGATCCATCGATCATCGTCAACGTTCAAATGAGTCTTCTCACTACTATTTGTCTCCTTTATCAGTTGATGTTTCAAAACAAATGGAAGCCATTTTTAATGAATTATGTACTAATCGAAACTACCATCCTCAAATAGAGATTTGTGGTCGATTAATACCCACTAATGGGTTTGGAAATGGCGTAATTTGGTTTGAGTTTGATGCTTTATGCCACGGCCCACGCTCTCAATTGGATTATTTAGAAATTGCTGACAATTACCATACAGTACTTATTTCTAATGTACCAATTATGAATGCCTTTCACGCAGAAGAAGCAAGGCGCTTTACCATGTTGATTGATATCTTATATGATCGTAAGATTAAGTTAATTATGAGTGCTGCTGGTACTCCTGAAGAACTCTATACAGAGGGTCCTTTTTTTAATGAATTTAATAGAACAATAAGCAGACTAGTGGAAATGCAAACTGTAGAATATTTACAGACATAA
- the lpdA gene encoding dihydrolipoyl dehydrogenase translates to MKNFDLVIIGAGPGGYIAAVRAAQLGMNVACIDKFVNQESKPSLGGTCLNVGCIPSKALLESSELFAKVGHDFIDHGISVSNPNIDISKMQSRKQKIVNELTGGVAYLFKKNKVTSIHGHASFVGENESGVIIKVDNNGNSEEVCGEKVIIATGSKPRSLPNLPFDNKSILDNEGALSLSSVPQRLGVIGSGVIGLEMGSVWKRLGSQVTILEAQDSLLATADKDIATEALKIFTKDLGLNFEFSAKLGDISIKNKEITISYQIGDIPKKIVVDKLIVSIGRIPNTDNLHCDKVGVAIDERGFVKVDDNCQTDNPKIWAIGDVVRGPMLAHKAEEEAVAVAESINGQFAHVNFNTIPWVIYTSPEIAWVGKTEQSLKSDNIPYRVGKFPFAANGRAKGLNETRGFVKIIAHQATDEILGIHIIGPFASELITEAVVAMEFKASSEDLARIVHAHPSLSEVIHEAALAVDGRALNM, encoded by the coding sequence ATGAAAAATTTTGATCTGGTAATCATTGGCGCCGGCCCTGGCGGGTATATTGCTGCTGTTCGTGCAGCACAACTTGGTATGAATGTAGCTTGTATCGATAAATTTGTTAATCAAGAGAGTAAGCCAAGCTTGGGAGGAACTTGCTTAAATGTGGGTTGTATCCCATCAAAAGCACTTTTAGAGTCTTCTGAATTATTTGCAAAAGTAGGTCACGATTTTATTGATCACGGTATATCAGTTAGCAATCCAAATATTGATATTAGTAAGATGCAGTCCCGAAAACAAAAGATCGTGAATGAATTAACAGGTGGGGTGGCTTACTTATTTAAAAAAAATAAGGTCACTTCCATTCATGGACATGCTTCATTTGTAGGTGAAAACGAGTCTGGTGTTATTATCAAAGTGGATAATAACGGTAATAGTGAAGAAGTGTGTGGTGAAAAAGTCATTATTGCTACCGGATCTAAACCTCGTTCACTCCCAAATCTTCCCTTTGATAATAAATCCATTTTAGATAATGAAGGAGCACTTTCACTTTCATCTGTACCACAACGTCTTGGTGTTATCGGTTCTGGTGTAATTGGTCTAGAAATGGGTAGTGTTTGGAAAAGATTAGGTAGCCAAGTAACTATTCTAGAAGCACAGGATTCACTATTAGCTACTGCAGATAAAGATATAGCCACTGAAGCACTAAAAATATTTACTAAGGATCTAGGACTTAATTTTGAATTTTCTGCAAAATTAGGTGATATTTCTATAAAAAACAAGGAAATTACTATTAGTTATCAAATTGGTGATATTCCTAAAAAGATTGTTGTTGATAAATTAATAGTATCAATAGGTCGTATTCCGAATACCGATAATCTACACTGTGACAAGGTTGGTGTTGCCATTGATGAGAGAGGCTTTGTAAAAGTAGATGATAACTGTCAAACTGACAATCCAAAAATTTGGGCTATCGGTGATGTAGTACGTGGTCCTATGCTGGCTCATAAGGCTGAGGAAGAGGCAGTAGCAGTTGCTGAGTCAATTAATGGTCAATTTGCTCATGTGAATTTTAATACCATTCCATGGGTAATTTATACTTCCCCTGAGATTGCTTGGGTTGGCAAAACTGAACAATCACTCAAATCAGATAATATTCCCTATCGTGTAGGAAAGTTTCCTTTTGCTGCCAATGGCCGCGCCAAGGGTTTAAATGAAACTCGTGGCTTTGTAAAAATTATTGCACATCAAGCAACTGATGAAATATTAGGTATACATATAATCGGACCATTTGCATCAGAGTTAATTACTGAAGCCGTTGTGGCCATGGAATTCAAAGCATCAAGTGAAGATTTAGCTCGTATTGTTCATGCTCATCCATCATTAAGTGAAGTAATTCATGAAGCAGCTTTAGCTGTAGATGGTAGAGCCTTAAATATGTAA
- a CDS encoding 2-oxoglutarate dehydrogenase E1 component encodes MFKDDLKSSYLFGSNAPFIEEQYEHYLENPDSVDPDWRKYFDELQKISDSKSKDINHSEIIEQFALYAKHKAPISTPPQGHNPKQVGVLQLINAYRFLGNRIADLDPLQRHLSEAVTELDYKHYGLEDTDLDTEFDTGSLVGPHRATLRSIIEALKETYCKHVGIEYMYLTSTEQKRWIQSRFEGSRSKINLSPDDKRSLLQHITAAETLERYLHTRYVGQKRFSLEGGESLIPIVNETIQRAGASGTKEIVIGMAHRGRLNVLVNCLGKMPRDLFSEFEGKHSSELSSGDVKYHQGFSSDIKTSGGPVHLTLAFNPSHLEIVNPVVEGSVRARQDRRNDISGDQVLPVLIHGDSAFAGQGVVMETMALSKTRGYATGGTLHIVVNNQIGFTTSDPRDTRSTTYCTDIAKMIEAPVFHVNGDDPESVLLVAQVALDFRNTFHSDVVIDLVCYRRLGHNEQDEPMVTQPWMYKKINSRLTTRKLYADQLENHDVIAKGDGDKYVQAYRDALDAGVLLDQTVIHGYQSPFTANWGIYNQSDWRANSSTALPLKVLKRLGEKVTSIPSEYKLHPTVQRVIDNRKLMGKGDLPLDWGMGEILAYASLLDEGYGIRLSGQDCGRGTFSHRHAVIHDQNRQSWDSGIYVPLQHIKDNQPEFTVIDSILSEEAVLGFEYGYATTEPRQLIIWEAQFGDFANGAQVVIDQFISSGESKWGRLCGLTLLLPHGYEGQGPEHSSARLERYLQLCAEYNIQVCVPSTPAQVFHLLRRQMVRPMRKPLIVITPKSLLRRKEATSELKELSVGGFKPVISEVEKLKADKVERLVVCSGKVYYDLVAERKVRNIENIAIIRLEQLYPFPHNEFADEIKKYSHAKSVVWAQEEPGNQGAWHRIQHYLNRHLLKHQKLSYALRPSSASPAVGYLAKHNEQQKALIDAALTITA; translated from the coding sequence ATGTTTAAGGATGATCTTAAAAGCTCATATTTGTTTGGTTCGAATGCCCCCTTTATTGAAGAACAATATGAACATTATTTGGAGAATCCTGATAGCGTAGATCCTGATTGGCGTAAGTATTTCGATGAATTACAAAAAATATCTGATTCAAAGTCTAAAGATATAAATCACAGTGAAATCATTGAACAATTTGCGCTATATGCTAAACATAAAGCACCAATTTCTACACCTCCACAAGGCCATAATCCTAAACAAGTTGGTGTACTTCAGTTAATTAACGCCTATCGTTTTTTGGGTAATCGAATTGCTGATTTAGATCCTTTGCAAAGACATTTATCCGAAGCTGTTACTGAGCTAGATTATAAACACTATGGTTTAGAGGACACTGACCTTGATACAGAGTTTGATACAGGTTCGTTAGTCGGTCCACACCGTGCAACTTTAAGAAGTATTATTGAAGCGCTTAAAGAGACTTATTGTAAGCATGTAGGGATTGAATACATGTACTTAACCAGTACTGAACAAAAGCGCTGGATTCAAAGTCGTTTTGAAGGGTCTAGGTCAAAAATAAATTTAAGCCCAGATGACAAAAGAAGTTTACTGCAACATATTACGGCTGCAGAAACCTTGGAAAGGTATCTACATACTCGTTACGTAGGACAAAAACGTTTTTCATTGGAAGGTGGTGAATCCTTAATTCCTATTGTAAATGAAACCATTCAGCGAGCAGGGGCATCGGGAACAAAGGAAATCGTTATCGGAATGGCTCATAGAGGTCGTTTAAATGTACTTGTAAATTGTCTTGGAAAAATGCCAAGAGATTTGTTTTCAGAGTTTGAAGGAAAGCATTCTTCAGAATTAAGTTCTGGTGATGTGAAGTATCATCAAGGGTTTTCTTCAGATATCAAAACTTCAGGTGGGCCTGTGCATTTAACGCTCGCTTTTAATCCCTCTCATTTAGAAATTGTTAATCCTGTGGTTGAAGGGTCGGTGAGAGCAAGGCAAGATAGACGAAATGATATAAGTGGTGACCAGGTCTTACCCGTACTCATACATGGTGATTCAGCCTTTGCTGGGCAAGGTGTTGTTATGGAAACCATGGCTCTCTCTAAAACAAGAGGGTATGCAACAGGTGGAACATTACACATTGTTGTGAATAATCAAATTGGGTTTACCACCTCTGACCCACGAGACACACGTTCTACTACATACTGTACTGACATTGCCAAGATGATTGAAGCCCCCGTATTTCATGTTAATGGTGATGATCCTGAAAGTGTTTTATTAGTCGCACAAGTTGCACTAGATTTTAGAAACACCTTTCATTCTGACGTGGTAATTGATTTGGTTTGCTACAGACGCTTAGGTCATAACGAGCAAGATGAACCTATGGTCACGCAACCATGGATGTATAAAAAGATTAACTCTCGACTGACTACTAGAAAACTTTATGCTGACCAATTAGAGAATCATGATGTTATTGCAAAAGGAGACGGTGATAAATACGTACAAGCCTATCGTGATGCTCTTGATGCGGGTGTACTGCTCGATCAGACAGTAATTCATGGCTATCAAAGTCCTTTTACTGCTAATTGGGGTATTTATAATCAATCAGATTGGCGTGCTAATTCATCAACTGCTTTACCGCTCAAAGTTTTGAAAAGACTTGGCGAGAAGGTAACGTCTATTCCTTCTGAATATAAATTACACCCAACGGTACAACGTGTCATTGATAATAGAAAGTTAATGGGTAAGGGAGATTTACCGCTAGATTGGGGTATGGGGGAAATCTTAGCCTACGCATCATTATTAGATGAAGGGTACGGTATACGTCTATCTGGCCAAGATTGTGGAAGAGGTACTTTCTCCCATCGCCATGCGGTGATACATGATCAGAATAGACAAAGTTGGGATTCTGGAATTTATGTTCCTCTACAACACATAAAAGACAATCAACCTGAATTTACGGTAATTGATTCAATTTTATCCGAGGAGGCAGTGTTAGGTTTTGAATACGGTTATGCAACAACGGAACCTAGACAATTAATTATTTGGGAAGCGCAATTTGGCGATTTTGCAAATGGAGCACAGGTAGTAATTGATCAATTTATCAGTTCTGGTGAAAGCAAATGGGGCAGATTATGTGGGCTTACATTATTACTTCCACACGGTTATGAGGGCCAGGGACCTGAACATTCTTCAGCTCGTTTAGAAAGATATCTTCAACTATGTGCCGAGTACAACATTCAAGTTTGTGTACCAAGTACTCCTGCGCAAGTTTTCCATCTTTTAAGAAGACAGATGGTAAGACCGATGAGGAAACCACTTATTGTTATTACACCAAAAAGTCTCTTACGTCGTAAAGAAGCAACATCTGAATTAAAAGAACTGTCTGTTGGTGGATTTAAACCTGTAATTTCTGAAGTTGAAAAACTGAAAGCAGATAAAGTGGAGCGTCTTGTTGTATGTAGTGGTAAGGTTTATTACGACTTAGTGGCTGAGAGAAAGGTGCGTAATATTGAGAATATAGCAATCATACGCCTTGAACAGCTTTATCCTTTCCCTCATAACGAGTTTGCTGACGAAATCAAAAAATACAGCCATGCCAAATCTGTTGTCTGGGCACAAGAAGAACCTGGTAATCAAGGTGCATGGCATAGAATTCAACACTATTTGAATAGACATTTACTGAAACATCAAAAACTGTCCTATGCGTTAAGACCTTCATCTGCTTCACCTGCTGTAGGTTATTTAGCAAAACATAATGAACAACAAAAAGCCTTAATAGATGCGGCATTAACAATTACTGCCTGA
- a CDS encoding oxidoreductase, translating into MSFQAFRVSQNNNQIVGEVCEIDINDLPAGEVLIEAHFSSINYKDALAATGKGKIMKSLPLIGGIDVSGVVLESSDKRFTKGENVLVTGFDLGVGHDGGYSKYVRVPADWVVKLPANLSLFDAMVVGTAGFTAALSIVRMEQNFLTKHNGKVVVTGATGGVGSLSIEFLNHLGYSVTAITGKKSEIDYLHSLGASEVLIRGDFEMGTRPLEKALWAGAIDTVGSDTLAWLTRTVDIHGSIASCGLAAGINLNTTVMPFILRGVNLLGIDSVACPMDLRVEVWHRIANLMKPNKFNTKINTVSLHELNSVFFDMVNSKTVGRYVVKIN; encoded by the coding sequence ATGTCTTTTCAAGCGTTTCGTGTTTCACAAAACAACAATCAAATTGTTGGTGAAGTTTGTGAGATTGATATAAATGATTTGCCTGCTGGTGAAGTTTTGATTGAGGCTCATTTTTCAAGTATTAATTATAAAGATGCACTTGCTGCTACGGGCAAAGGCAAAATCATGAAATCTTTACCATTGATTGGTGGTATTGATGTATCTGGTGTGGTTCTAGAATCATCAGATAAACGTTTCACGAAAGGAGAAAATGTTTTAGTCACAGGCTTTGATCTAGGAGTCGGCCATGATGGGGGATATTCTAAGTATGTCCGCGTTCCTGCTGATTGGGTTGTGAAACTTCCCGCTAATCTTTCTTTATTTGATGCAATGGTAGTTGGCACTGCTGGTTTTACTGCTGCATTGTCTATAGTCCGAATGGAGCAAAATTTTCTAACTAAACATAATGGTAAAGTGGTTGTAACTGGAGCTACGGGTGGTGTGGGTAGTTTATCAATTGAATTTTTAAATCATTTAGGTTATTCAGTTACGGCAATTACCGGCAAAAAATCTGAAATAGATTATTTGCATTCATTAGGTGCAAGCGAGGTTCTCATACGCGGCGACTTTGAAATGGGAACGCGTCCACTTGAAAAGGCGTTATGGGCTGGTGCAATTGATACAGTTGGTTCAGATACATTAGCTTGGTTAACCCGTACAGTTGATATTCATGGTTCTATTGCAAGTTGTGGTTTGGCAGCTGGAATAAATTTAAACACAACTGTTATGCCTTTTATTTTGAGAGGAGTCAATCTTCTTGGTATCGATTCTGTAGCTTGCCCCATGGATTTAAGGGTGGAGGTGTGGCATAGAATAGCCAATTTAATGAAACCAAATAAATTTAATACTAAAATTAATACGGTCTCATTGCATGAATTAAATTCTGTGTTCTTTGATATGGTTAATAGTAAGACAGTAGGAAGGTATGTTGTAAAAATTAATTAA